The following coding sequences lie in one Apium graveolens cultivar Ventura chromosome 3, ASM990537v1, whole genome shotgun sequence genomic window:
- the LOC141714741 gene encoding protein FAR1-RELATED SEQUENCE 5-like yields the protein MAYQNFGDVMAFDTTYRTNRYAMPFVPFTGVNHHYQSVIFGFALMRDEHASTFEWILRTWLEGVGSNPPLTIITDQDQAMASAIAVVLPNTTHLLCSWHISQKFPEKLAHYYSAFPEFKTDFNNCIYKSLTECVFEARWASFVEKYHLQDHKWLKGLYELKHKWIPAYTRNKFSAFQNSTSRSEGMNSFFDKYVSSATGLKEFIENAQKALARQFMREKEEDYVTINLKRPMKLHTTLEYHASCIYTKEMFRRFQDELVESSKYFVEKDRRASEEGERMGDVYTYYSCYRPMSEPTRRNVYFVAFEKASSLGMCTCRMLEHSGLPCRHLLAVFTKKRVSEIPPYYINRSGQCMPIELMVCCLTIWMLDKVMR from the coding sequence ATGGCTTACCAAAATTTTGGCGATGTTATGGCTTTTGATACCACTTATCGGACAAATAGGTATGCAATGCCATTTGTCCCATTTACCGGAGTCAATCATCATTATCAATCGGTAATTTTCGGGTTTGCATTGATGCGGGATGAACACGCGTCGACTTTTGAGTGGATTCTTCGTACTTGGCTTGAAGGTGTGGGGAGTAATCCTCCATTGACTATAATCACGGATCAAGATCAAGCCATGGCAAGCGCTATTGCGGTTGTACTCCCGAATACTACCCATTTATTGTGTTCTTGGCACATTAGTCAAAAATTCCCGGAGAAATTAGCTCATTATTATTCGGCTTTTCCGGAATTCAAGACGGACTTCAACAATTGCATTTATAAATCTCTCACCGAATGTGTTTTTGAAGCTAGATGGGCGTCGTTTGTGGAAAAGTATCACTTGCAAGATCATAAATGGTTAAAGGGGTTATATGAGTTGAAGCACAAGTGGATTCCTGCATATACTAGAAACAAATTTTCGGCGTTTCAAAATAGTACATCGAGGAGTGAGGGGATGAATTCTTTCTTTGATAAGTATGTGAGTTCGGCAACGGGTTTGAAGGAATTCATTGAAAATGCCCAAAAAGCATTGGCAAGGCAATTCATGAGGGAGAAGGAAGAAGATTATGTCACCATTAATCTAAAACGTCCCATGAAATTGCATACCACATTGGAGTATCATGCTTCTTGTATCTACACTAAGGAAATGTTTAGAAGATTTCAAGATGAATTGGTCGAGTCTTCAAAATACTTTGTTGAAAAAGACCGACGAGCTAGTGAAGAAGGGGAGAGAATGGGGGATGTTTATACGTACTATAGTTGTTATAGGCCCATGTCCGAGCCTACGAGAAGAAATGTTTATTTTGTGGCATTCGAGAAAGCAAGCTCTTTGGGAATGTGTACGTGTAGAATGCTTGAACATTCGGGGCTACCTTGTAGACACCTATTGGCGGTCTTCACTAAGAAACGGGTTTCGGAAATTCCCCCGTATTACATAAACCGGAGTGGACAATGCAtgccaatagagttgatggtgtgtTGCCTAACAATTTGGATGTTGGACAAAGTCATGAGATGA